The Deltaproteobacteria bacterium genome contains a region encoding:
- a CDS encoding DUF1566 domain-containing protein, whose product MKAKDRFFVSDDGIIEDVLEKLFWVVGPDKNMSFNQARAWASNLTTRGLKWRLPTIKELQSLLDLENKPSNIYKIFKLSAWYVWSGQEQGPTTAWAYFFTHEAEDWSTKSASHGFRAIAVRNSDKPD is encoded by the coding sequence ATGAAAGCCAAGGATCGTTTTTTCGTATCCGATGATGGCATAATAGAGGATGTGCTGGAAAAGCTCTTCTGGGTCGTGGGGCCGGACAAGAACATGTCCTTCAACCAGGCCAGGGCATGGGCGTCCAACCTGACCACAAGGGGCCTCAAATGGCGGCTTCCCACCATCAAGGAGCTTCAAAGCCTTTTGGACCTTGAAAACAAGCCGTCCAACATCTATAAGATTTTCAAGCTCTCGGCCTGGTACGTGTGGAGCGGCCAGGAGCAGGGCCCGACAACGGCCTGGGCCTACTTTTTCACCCATGAGGCCGAGGACTGGAGCACCAAGTCGGCCTCCCACGGGTTCCGGGCCATTGCCGTCCGTAACTCCGACAAGCCAGATTGA